One Bacteriovorax sp. PP10 DNA window includes the following coding sequences:
- the metK gene encoding methionine adenosyltransferase translates to MLKDYIFTSESVTEGHPDKMADQISDAVLDAMLAQDPKSRVACETMITTGLVVLAGEITSAANVDFQAIVRKTIKDIGYDHSDKGFDATTCGVTVALGKQSPDIAQGVDEGKGTFTEQGAGDQGLMFGYACNESANFMPLTIDLSHQLAKKLSEVRKNGPLPLLRADGKTQVSAQYVNGKITRLDAIVLSTQHAEEMTLKQIEEGIRAEVINKVVPAHLIDNKTKIYINPTGRFVIGGPMGDCGLTGRKIIVDTYGGHGAHGGGAFSGKDPSKVDRSAAYAARHVAKHIVAAGLAEKALVQVAYAIGVAQPVSFLVETYGTEKVDINKLTTVINAMFDMKPRAIIERLDLLKPIYSATAAYGHFGRDIFPWEKLDRLEELKSHF, encoded by the coding sequence ATGTTGAAAGACTACATTTTTACTTCTGAATCTGTGACTGAAGGTCACCCAGATAAAATGGCCGATCAGATTTCTGATGCGGTTTTAGATGCAATGCTTGCTCAAGACCCTAAGTCTCGCGTAGCTTGCGAAACTATGATTACAACTGGTCTAGTTGTTCTTGCTGGAGAGATTACTTCTGCTGCAAACGTAGACTTCCAGGCAATCGTAAGAAAGACAATTAAGGATATCGGATACGATCATTCAGATAAGGGCTTCGACGCTACAACTTGTGGTGTAACTGTTGCTCTTGGAAAACAATCTCCAGATATCGCTCAAGGTGTTGACGAAGGAAAGGGAACTTTCACTGAACAAGGTGCAGGGGATCAAGGTTTAATGTTTGGTTACGCTTGTAACGAATCAGCTAACTTCATGCCACTTACTATCGATCTATCTCACCAACTTGCTAAAAAACTTTCAGAAGTTAGAAAGAATGGTCCTCTTCCATTACTTCGCGCTGATGGTAAGACTCAAGTTTCTGCTCAATATGTTAACGGAAAAATCACTCGTCTAGACGCTATCGTTCTTTCTACTCAACACGCAGAAGAAATGACTTTAAAGCAAATCGAAGAAGGGATCCGTGCTGAAGTAATTAACAAAGTTGTTCCAGCTCACCTTATCGATAACAAAACTAAAATCTACATCAACCCAACTGGAAGATTCGTAATCGGTGGACCAATGGGAGACTGTGGTCTTACAGGAAGAAAAATCATCGTAGATACTTACGGTGGACATGGAGCACACGGTGGTGGAGCTTTCTCTGGTAAAGATCCTTCGAAAGTTGATAGATCTGCTGCATACGCTGCTCGTCACGTTGCTAAGCACATCGTTGCTGCTGGTCTTGCTGAAAAAGCACTAGTGCAAGTTGCTTACGCAATCGGTGTAGCTCAACCAGTTTCTTTCCTTGTTGAAACATACGGAACAGAAAAAGTTGATATCAATAAACTAACAACTGTAATCAATGCAATGTTTGATATGAAGCCAAGAGCGATCATCGAAAGACTTGATCTTCTTAAGCCAATCTATTCAGCAACTGCTGCTTACGGACACTTTGGACGTGACATTTTCCCATGGGAAAAATTAGATCGTTTAGAAGAACTTAAGTCTCACTTCTAG
- a CDS encoding LysR family transcriptional regulator translates to MNTNLLHLYYFYQVAKSGSVTAASLVLQIQQPALSIMLKKFEEKIGFPPFEKKGRNIQLTDKGRELFLYAEEVFAKVQKLEEFIGHESNEISGKLRIATNDLVGHYILTPVLTKWMTDYPNVEISILYLTAQEACEKMVKEEIDFGLFFHGPEEMSGIEFEKIKKFSFLCVGTKKQHDIFIGSREIDFSLTKKFPTYEKLKKRYPNLKIQLNTNGLMLHKNLAMHGVGAAVLPAFSVSAEVKNKKLFNLLLQENLEFTLKLYQRKNKILNNTQELFLEKIIDQLAMMN, encoded by the coding sequence ATGAATACAAATCTGCTTCATCTCTACTATTTCTACCAAGTTGCCAAAAGTGGAAGTGTCACTGCCGCTAGTTTGGTACTGCAAATCCAACAGCCTGCTCTGAGTATCATGCTCAAAAAATTTGAAGAGAAGATTGGCTTTCCTCCTTTTGAGAAAAAGGGACGCAATATCCAATTAACTGATAAGGGTAGGGAACTTTTTTTATATGCAGAAGAAGTCTTTGCGAAAGTTCAAAAATTGGAAGAATTCATCGGTCATGAATCGAATGAGATTTCCGGCAAATTAAGAATCGCAACTAATGACCTTGTAGGGCATTATATTCTGACACCCGTTCTTACAAAGTGGATGACAGATTATCCCAACGTTGAAATCTCGATTTTATATTTAACGGCGCAGGAAGCTTGCGAAAAAATGGTTAAAGAAGAAATTGATTTTGGATTGTTTTTTCATGGGCCGGAAGAGATGAGTGGAATTGAATTTGAAAAAATTAAAAAGTTTTCTTTTCTCTGCGTTGGAACAAAAAAGCAGCATGATATATTCATAGGCTCAAGAGAGATTGATTTTTCTCTTACTAAAAAATTTCCAACTTATGAAAAATTAAAAAAGCGTTATCCAAACTTAAAAATACAATTAAATACCAATGGCCTTATGTTGCATAAGAATCTTGCCATGCATGGTGTAGGTGCAGCTGTGTTGCCAGCATTTAGTGTGAGTGCTGAAGTTAAAAATAAAAAATTATTTAACCTGTTACTTCAAGAGAACCTTGAGTTTACACTCAAACTATACCAACGAAAGAATAAAATTTTGAATAACACTCAAGAGCTTTTCCTTGAAAAAATAATTGATCAACTTGCTATGATGAACTGA
- a CDS encoding UDP-N-acetylmuramate--L-alanine ligase, translating to MNLANKLDYSALKKLQKDIKRVFFYRVCGTGMGAAACLLKEKGFEVEGGDTNFYPPMSTYLESTGIPLHKLDNIDQAFLKSFDLIVVGNVIPNGGPDAKMIEESGVKFASFPTSIGALVLSEVNVIGIAGTHGKTTTTYLATQMFENMNANPGYLIGGVMEGRPSSRLGSGKYFFIESDEYDSAYFEKISKFRSYSLDNMILTSLEYDHADIFESVEAIKDQFRAAIPHIEKKFIFSSDYVAANELYSEFSTEDKSRWMRYGENSDIGPKFLSAGPEGTKFQLRYNKEDYVFQTNLIGKHNVLNLSAVILYALTEGFTKDQISNAITDLQMVKRRQEVRGIYKGALVIDDFAHHPRAVELTLDGIITKYPGKNIHVIMEPNSATARSAIFQKEFETSLSRAASVIFTKPTRPTSVKNVGDLDIYKIVEAVKASGRAGSVVGNLSELMTEIEKVTGESNVILILSNGTCLGLWESDFVKNLKK from the coding sequence ATGAATTTAGCAAACAAACTTGACTATAGTGCTTTGAAAAAACTTCAAAAAGATATTAAGCGAGTGTTTTTTTACAGAGTTTGTGGAACTGGAATGGGTGCAGCTGCATGTTTACTAAAAGAAAAAGGTTTTGAAGTTGAAGGCGGGGATACAAATTTTTATCCGCCAATGAGTACATATTTAGAATCAACTGGAATCCCACTTCATAAACTCGACAATATTGATCAGGCATTTTTAAAGTCATTCGATTTAATTGTTGTTGGTAACGTTATTCCAAATGGCGGGCCGGACGCTAAGATGATTGAAGAGTCGGGAGTGAAGTTCGCTTCTTTTCCAACATCAATCGGGGCCTTGGTTTTAAGTGAAGTGAATGTGATTGGTATCGCTGGAACTCACGGGAAAACAACGACGACATATTTAGCAACTCAGATGTTTGAAAACATGAATGCTAATCCTGGTTATTTAATCGGTGGAGTTATGGAAGGTCGTCCATCTTCAAGACTTGGAAGTGGTAAATACTTTTTCATTGAATCAGACGAATACGATTCAGCTTACTTCGAAAAAATTTCAAAGTTCCGTTCATACTCTCTTGATAACATGATCCTTACTTCACTTGAGTATGATCATGCAGATATTTTTGAATCTGTTGAGGCCATTAAAGATCAGTTTAGAGCAGCGATCCCTCATATCGAAAAGAAATTCATTTTCTCTTCAGACTATGTAGCGGCAAATGAACTATACAGCGAATTCAGCACTGAAGATAAATCTCGTTGGATGAGATACGGAGAGAACTCTGATATCGGTCCGAAGTTTTTATCAGCAGGTCCAGAAGGAACAAAGTTTCAATTAAGATACAACAAAGAAGATTATGTTTTTCAAACAAACTTAATCGGAAAACATAACGTATTAAATTTATCAGCAGTCATCCTTTATGCTCTAACTGAAGGATTCACTAAAGATCAAATCTCAAATGCGATCACTGATCTTCAGATGGTAAAGCGCCGTCAGGAAGTTCGCGGTATTTATAAAGGTGCTCTGGTTATCGATGACTTCGCTCACCACCCAAGAGCTGTTGAATTAACTTTGGACGGGATCATTACAAAATACCCGGGGAAAAATATTCACGTTATTATGGAGCCGAACTCGGCGACAGCAAGAAGTGCAATTTTTCAAAAAGAATTTGAAACATCTTTATCAAGAGCAGCTTCTGTTATTTTCACCAAACCTACCAGACCAACAAGTGTAAAAAATGTTGGTGACCTGGATATCTATAAAATTGTCGAAGCAGTTAAGGCATCAGGACGCGCGGGAAGTGTTGTCGGAAATCTTTCGGAGCTTATGACTGAAATTGAGAAAGTGACAGGCGAGAGCAATGTCATCTTGATTTTAAGCAACGGAACATGTCTGGGACTTTGGGAATCTGACTTCGTAAAAAATCTTAAAAAGTAA
- a CDS encoding ABC transporter ATP-binding protein, translating into MSNVDIQIKNVHKVFQSDSGDVIALKDINLEIKDGEFVCLLGPSGCGKSTLLNAIAGFSLPSSGEITVNGKLITEPGPDRGMVFQEYALFPWMSVADNITFGLRIKKEDPKKIQTKLDELLKMLKLTEFANRYPKDLSGGMRQRVAIARVLALDSPIMLMDEPFGALDALTRRSLQDELLKVWSEYKKTIIFVTHSIEEAIYLADRIVVMSYRPGTVKRDIKVDMPRLRNPTSPEFNALKKELSGLVMAEQMRFEDAHMGVTTGD; encoded by the coding sequence ATGAGTAATGTAGATATTCAAATTAAAAATGTTCATAAAGTTTTTCAAAGTGATAGCGGAGACGTTATCGCTCTTAAAGACATCAATTTAGAAATTAAAGATGGTGAGTTCGTATGCCTTCTTGGGCCTTCTGGTTGTGGTAAAAGTACGCTGTTAAATGCGATTGCTGGTTTTTCTCTTCCTTCAAGCGGAGAGATTACTGTTAATGGCAAATTAATAACTGAGCCAGGCCCGGACCGCGGAATGGTTTTTCAGGAGTACGCACTTTTTCCATGGATGAGTGTTGCCGATAACATCACGTTTGGTTTAAGAATCAAAAAAGAAGATCCAAAGAAAATTCAAACGAAGCTTGATGAGCTTTTAAAAATGTTAAAGCTTACTGAGTTTGCCAATCGTTATCCAAAAGATTTATCTGGTGGTATGAGACAGCGTGTGGCGATCGCTCGCGTACTTGCTCTTGATTCACCGATTATGTTGATGGATGAACCGTTTGGAGCTCTGGACGCTCTTACAAGAAGAAGTTTGCAAGACGAACTTTTAAAAGTTTGGTCTGAGTATAAGAAAACTATTATTTTCGTTACTCACTCGATTGAAGAGGCCATTTACCTAGCTGATAGAATCGTGGTCATGAGTTACCGCCCGGGAACAGTAAAAAGAGACATCAAAGTTGATATGCCTCGCTTACGTAACCCAACTAGCCCAGAATTCAATGCACTTAAAAAAGAGCTGTCTGGCCTGGTAATGGCAGAGCAAATGCGTTTTGAGGACGCTCATATGGGTGTGACGACGGGAGATTAA
- a CDS encoding ABC transporter permease, which translates to MAKKKDFISSIKGIWVPLIAVCIWELLVRVGFINPQILPAPSAVLIRWWQYIIPMEAHDPATSSYIAWLFSGEFFGDMWASFHRVLIGCLIGTGLALPLGLLMGASTKVYDYFNPIVQVLRPIPPIAYIPLSILWFGLGNPPAVFLIALGAFFPVLMNTIVGVRSVDNIYVRAARNMGASPFVMFTQIILPAATPFILSGIRIGIGTGFICMIVAEMIAVNSGLGYRILEAREYFWSDKIIAGMFSIGILGLAIDMVVDRLNNYLLRWHRGLE; encoded by the coding sequence GTGGCTAAGAAAAAAGATTTTATTTCTAGTATAAAAGGAATTTGGGTTCCGTTAATAGCAGTTTGTATTTGGGAACTTCTAGTTCGTGTTGGATTTATTAATCCTCAAATTTTACCCGCGCCCTCTGCTGTTCTTATTCGTTGGTGGCAATATATTATCCCAATGGAAGCTCATGACCCGGCAACGTCAAGCTACATAGCTTGGTTGTTCTCAGGAGAATTCTTCGGTGATATGTGGGCCAGCTTCCACCGCGTTTTAATTGGTTGTTTAATTGGTACAGGTTTAGCTCTACCGCTTGGATTATTAATGGGTGCCAGCACGAAAGTGTATGACTACTTCAATCCAATCGTTCAGGTGTTAAGACCCATTCCTCCAATTGCTTACATTCCACTTTCAATTTTATGGTTTGGTTTAGGAAATCCTCCTGCCGTTTTTTTAATTGCATTAGGAGCGTTCTTCCCAGTTTTAATGAACACAATTGTTGGAGTGAGATCTGTAGATAATATCTACGTTCGTGCTGCAAGAAATATGGGGGCCAGTCCATTTGTTATGTTCACACAAATTATTCTTCCTGCTGCAACTCCATTTATTTTAAGTGGTATTAGAATCGGCATCGGGACTGGCTTTATCTGTATGATCGTTGCTGAGATGATCGCGGTGAACTCAGGTCTTGGTTACAGAATTCTTGAGGCCCGTGAGTATTTCTGGTCAGATAAAATTATCGCCGGAATGTTTTCAATCGGGATCTTAGGTCTGGCGATTGATATGGTTGTGGATCGCTTAAATAACTATCTATTAAGATGGCACAGAGGTTTAGAGTAA
- a CDS encoding sigma-54-dependent transcriptional regulator, whose amino-acid sequence MNDFQFLHTSYEQDSSKSGLTSTMKLPDIYLVEDDRVLGTTIKKYLEKKLNLNVHFFLSPSECLLELDKKIKSETVVNQTPFCLITDISFEAGGSDGLLLIDLLKERGHHFVSIVMTGFASIETAINATKKGVFHYLTKPFELEILSDLVMKAFTKKLNVPVTAFINTESLISKVTPNQNSNAPHLFQSKFKIEAPTADDIFCGMVGRSKQMKQVFERIKKVAASDSTVFISGPSGTGKELVANALHNLSPRKAHNMVSVNCGAIPSELLESELFGHEKGAFTGAISSRKGRFEMAHRGTIFLDEIGDMPLLLQVKLLRVLQSRVIERVGSNEVTDIDVRIITATHRNLEESVSEGNFREDLYYRLNVIPIKIPALCERREDIPLMISYFLSKFVSADGRNNIEFDDETLELLITYEWPGNVRELENLIERLVILKGGNQIKVSDLPAKFVKTAPHNLDSYKNIISLPDDGVDLKQLLSDIEDSLINQALEVTGGNKNQASKLLSMNRTTLIEKMKKKGFVQQLN is encoded by the coding sequence GTGAATGATTTTCAATTTCTACATACTTCATATGAGCAGGACTCATCGAAGAGTGGACTGACCAGCACAATGAAACTCCCGGATATTTATCTGGTTGAGGATGATCGTGTACTGGGTACGACGATCAAAAAATATCTCGAAAAGAAACTCAATCTCAACGTACATTTTTTCTTAAGTCCTTCAGAATGCCTTCTGGAACTCGATAAAAAAATTAAATCAGAAACGGTAGTGAACCAAACTCCTTTCTGCCTTATCACAGACATCAGCTTTGAAGCTGGTGGATCGGATGGGTTACTTCTTATCGACCTTTTAAAAGAGCGTGGACACCATTTCGTATCAATCGTTATGACAGGCTTCGCTTCTATTGAAACGGCCATCAATGCGACTAAAAAAGGGGTATTCCATTACCTGACAAAACCTTTTGAGCTGGAAATTTTAAGTGACCTGGTTATGAAGGCCTTCACGAAAAAGTTAAATGTACCAGTAACAGCTTTCATAAATACTGAATCGCTGATTTCAAAAGTAACACCTAATCAAAACTCAAACGCTCCTCACTTGTTCCAAAGCAAATTCAAAATTGAAGCTCCTACTGCAGATGATATTTTCTGTGGAATGGTTGGTCGCTCAAAACAAATGAAGCAGGTTTTCGAGAGAATTAAAAAAGTTGCAGCATCAGATTCAACAGTATTCATTTCAGGGCCGTCAGGAACTGGGAAAGAGTTAGTGGCGAATGCTCTTCATAATCTTTCACCAAGAAAAGCTCACAACATGGTTTCAGTAAACTGTGGTGCGATTCCTTCTGAACTTTTAGAGAGTGAACTTTTTGGACATGAGAAAGGTGCCTTCACTGGAGCAATCTCTAGTCGTAAAGGTCGCTTTGAAATGGCCCACAGAGGAACGATCTTCCTTGATGAAATTGGGGATATGCCACTTTTACTTCAAGTTAAACTTTTACGTGTGCTTCAAAGCCGCGTGATCGAGAGAGTAGGAAGTAATGAAGTTACGGATATTGATGTTCGTATCATTACTGCGACTCACAGAAATTTAGAAGAGTCTGTTTCAGAAGGGAACTTCCGCGAAGACTTATACTACCGCTTAAATGTTATTCCTATAAAGATCCCGGCGCTTTGTGAGCGTCGTGAAGATATCCCTCTGATGATTTCATACTTCTTATCGAAGTTTGTTTCAGCTGATGGAAGAAACAATATTGAGTTTGATGATGAAACACTTGAACTGCTTATTACTTATGAGTGGCCAGGAAACGTTAGAGAGCTTGAAAACTTAATTGAAAGATTAGTTATCTTAAAAGGTGGAAACCAGATTAAGGTTTCAGATCTTCCAGCTAAGTTTGTAAAAACTGCTCCACACAATCTTGATTCATATAAAAACATTATCTCTCTTCCGGATGACGGAGTGGATTTAAAACAGCTTTTATCTGATATTGAAGACTCGCTTATCAACCAGGCATTAGAAGTGACTGGTGGGAATAAGAATCAGGCCTCGAAGCTTTTATCGATGAACAGAACGACGTTGATTGAGAAGATGAAGAAGAAAGGGTTTGTTCAGCAATTAAATTAA
- a CDS encoding ABC transporter ATP-binding protein has protein sequence MGEVILELKNIHKSFGTNKIHRGINLSLKKGESLGLLGGSGTGKSVLLRSIIGLERIDQGEILFHGERIDQLSEEELTPYRIKISYSFQSGALFDSINVFENIGYPLFEHTRFSYQQIKDKVAEMLKLIDLPGREHIMPSDLSGGMQKRVGMARAMILNPEVILYDEPTAGLDPANTLNVVGLMQRLKEKGLASIFVTHDIPSALSLCDRIVVLNEGKIIFNDTPTNFQNSDDPIVKKFNAH, from the coding sequence ATGGGCGAAGTCATTTTAGAATTAAAAAATATTCATAAAAGTTTCGGGACAAATAAAATTCACCGAGGCATTAATCTTTCTCTCAAGAAAGGAGAAAGCCTGGGTCTTTTAGGTGGGTCAGGAACAGGTAAATCAGTTTTACTACGCTCAATCATTGGACTAGAAAGAATTGATCAGGGAGAAATTTTATTTCATGGAGAGCGCATCGATCAATTGTCTGAAGAAGAGCTAACTCCTTATCGGATTAAAATTTCATATTCTTTTCAAAGTGGCGCTCTTTTCGATTCGATCAACGTATTCGAAAATATTGGTTACCCACTTTTTGAGCACACTCGTTTTAGTTACCAACAAATTAAAGACAAAGTAGCAGAAATGCTAAAGCTCATCGATCTTCCAGGTAGAGAACATATCATGCCTTCTGATCTATCAGGTGGTATGCAAAAACGTGTCGGTATGGCACGAGCAATGATTCTAAACCCTGAAGTTATTCTCTATGATGAACCAACTGCGGGGCTAGATCCGGCCAATACGTTAAACGTGGTGGGCCTTATGCAAAGATTAAAAGAAAAAGGACTTGCTTCTATTTTTGTAACTCACGATATCCCTTCTGCTCTCAGCTTATGCGACCGTATCGTCGTATTAAATGAAGGAAAAATTATTTTCAACGACACTCCTACTAACTTCCAAAACTCAGACGATCCAATCGTCAAAAAGTTTAATGCTCATTAA
- a CDS encoding MlaD family protein encodes MFKPTDKKNYLVSGFFISLLLLVVMVTIFMLNKENPIFSSKVLIKTEVKSAQSLKDGAGVQLRGIKVGSVKSIEFKNLETLIITLGVTEKYREWIKKDSVITFKTQGVLGDKFMEISGGTPEAATIADGDILVTNEGSQIDHIITKGEDLVVAAGSILTKVDKLLGNVEEKRFERILQNMENLTANTNKVMSTLNDKNLGTAIGNMKTASDSMSRVTKRIEEGPGTLHALIYDQGLHEDLRSLVGGANRSKVLKFFIRESIKKNDSN; translated from the coding sequence ATGTTTAAGCCTACTGATAAAAAGAATTATTTAGTTTCGGGATTTTTTATCTCGTTATTACTTTTAGTAGTAATGGTTACAATTTTTATGCTCAATAAAGAAAATCCCATTTTCAGCAGTAAAGTACTCATTAAAACTGAAGTAAAAAGCGCTCAAAGCCTAAAAGATGGTGCAGGCGTTCAATTAAGAGGAATAAAAGTCGGAAGTGTTAAATCGATTGAATTCAAAAACCTTGAAACTCTAATTATCACTCTTGGTGTTACTGAAAAATACCGCGAATGGATTAAAAAAGACTCTGTTATCACTTTTAAGACTCAAGGGGTTCTTGGTGACAAATTTATGGAAATCAGCGGAGGAACACCAGAAGCAGCGACTATTGCTGACGGTGACATCTTAGTGACAAATGAAGGCTCACAAATCGATCACATCATTACAAAAGGTGAAGACTTAGTTGTGGCCGCAGGAAGCATCTTAACAAAGGTTGATAAACTTCTAGGAAATGTTGAAGAGAAGCGCTTTGAGCGCATTCTACAAAACATGGAAAACTTAACGGCCAATACTAATAAAGTAATGAGCACGTTAAACGATAAAAATCTTGGCACAGCTATTGGGAATATGAAGACTGCAAGTGATTCTATGTCTCGAGTGACAAAACGTATTGAAGAAGGACCAGGGACTCTCCACGCACTTATTTATGATCAAGGTCTGCATGAAGATCTTCGCTCACTCGTAGGTGGAGCTAACCGAAGTAAGGTTCTTAAATTCTTTATCCGCGAATCAATTAAGAAAAATGACAGTAACTAA
- a CDS encoding ABC transporter substrate-binding protein — protein MKSLLSIVALFSMASVAHAAPDVVRVGNLKFAHYGAVSYMSTMCGKYNLKVEERVFPKGIDIMPAIVAGEIDVAASAADAAIAGRSGGTPIFAVAGFAQGGARIVVRADAGIKSIADMKGKKIGVARGGAQELLLLAELSKAKLTWSDKPGKDVQIVYLPFADLNQAIAAKQIDGMSQSEPQSSQAINKGFGVELMKPYDTPMGEPVRALVMTEKMYKNKDVAVRFMKCFVETTKYFIDNPAIAQKYVVEKMFKGQITLQDYKDAMDNAEFTYDITVAHVQITTDFMQQYGVGRMANPPKAADWVKLDILAEAKKALNVK, from the coding sequence ATGAAATCACTATTATCAATTGTCGCACTTTTTTCTATGGCATCAGTTGCTCATGCAGCTCCAGATGTTGTTCGTGTCGGAAATTTAAAATTCGCTCACTACGGTGCTGTTAGTTACATGTCTACAATGTGCGGAAAGTATAATTTAAAAGTTGAAGAACGTGTTTTCCCAAAAGGGATCGACATCATGCCGGCAATCGTTGCTGGAGAAATTGATGTAGCAGCTTCTGCTGCCGATGCTGCGATTGCAGGTCGTTCAGGTGGAACTCCTATTTTTGCTGTCGCTGGATTTGCTCAAGGTGGGGCTCGTATTGTTGTACGTGCTGATGCTGGAATTAAATCAATCGCAGATATGAAAGGAAAGAAAATTGGTGTTGCTCGCGGTGGAGCTCAGGAACTTCTTTTATTAGCTGAACTTTCAAAAGCAAAACTTACTTGGTCTGATAAGCCAGGAAAAGACGTACAAATCGTTTATCTTCCATTCGCTGATTTAAACCAAGCGATCGCTGCAAAACAAATTGATGGTATGTCTCAATCAGAACCTCAATCATCACAAGCTATCAACAAAGGTTTCGGAGTTGAGCTAATGAAGCCTTACGACACTCCAATGGGAGAGCCGGTTAGAGCACTTGTTATGACTGAGAAAATGTACAAGAACAAAGACGTTGCAGTAAGATTCATGAAGTGTTTTGTTGAAACAACAAAGTACTTTATTGATAACCCGGCAATCGCGCAAAAATACGTAGTAGAGAAAATGTTCAAAGGACAAATTACTCTTCAAGATTACAAAGATGCTATGGACAACGCTGAGTTCACATACGACATCACTGTTGCTCACGTTCAAATCACAACTGATTTCATGCAACAGTATGGTGTAGGTCGTATGGCCAATCCACCAAAAGCTGCTGATTGGGTTAAGTTAGATATTCTTGCTGAAGCAAAAAAAGCATTAAACGTTAAATAG
- a CDS encoding DUF4423 domain-containing protein → MTELLNDYQNKKLLYELMESYSAKKSLNAAFSLRAFSKKLGVSSGALTEILQKKRRVTHATAKKILLNLSYSPMQAESFLEEKKSSNIGLDRVYQDLTFDQYEVLSGWHYLALLNLIELPGEKHNVKALADRLDLSVKKVEESLERLLRLEMLEKVNGRFVRTFIRYQTSEDIANSAIKKYHRDTLELSEAALRDTEVELRDFSSILLKINPKNIKKVKELIRAFQDEVCELVEQDDPEEIYHMNVHLYPVSKPTNVRGKNV, encoded by the coding sequence ATGACTGAACTTCTAAATGATTATCAAAACAAGAAACTGCTCTATGAGTTGATGGAAAGCTATTCTGCCAAGAAGAGTTTGAATGCTGCTTTTAGTTTAAGGGCCTTTAGTAAGAAGTTGGGTGTGAGCTCTGGAGCTCTGACTGAGATCTTGCAGAAGAAGAGAAGAGTGACTCATGCGACGGCAAAGAAGATTCTTCTTAATTTGAGTTATTCTCCAATGCAGGCCGAGTCTTTTTTAGAAGAGAAGAAATCAAGCAATATTGGTCTGGATCGTGTGTATCAGGATTTAACTTTTGATCAGTATGAAGTTTTATCTGGCTGGCACTATCTGGCACTACTCAATTTGATTGAATTGCCAGGCGAGAAGCATAATGTGAAAGCGCTTGCTGATAGATTGGACTTATCAGTTAAGAAAGTTGAAGAGTCATTAGAGAGATTGCTTCGTCTAGAGATGCTTGAAAAAGTGAATGGCCGATTTGTCAGGACATTTATTCGTTATCAGACGAGTGAAGATATTGCGAACTCTGCAATTAAGAAATATCACCGAGACACTTTAGAGTTAAGTGAAGCTGCTCTAAGAGACACGGAAGTCGAGTTGAGAGACTTTTCTTCGATACTGTTAAAGATCAATCCAAAGAATATTAAGAAAGTAAAAGAACTAATAAGGGCATTTCAAGATGAAGTGTGTGAGCTGGTAGAGCAGGATGATCCTGAAGAGATTTATCATATGAATGTGCATCTCTATCCAGTGAGCAAACCCACAAACGTAAGAGGAAAAAATGTTTAA